Within Myceligenerans xiligouense, the genomic segment GGCACCACCATCTCGCTGACCAACCCGGGGGGCATCGGCACGGTGCACTCCGTACCGCGCCTCATGCAGGGCCAGGGCACCATCGTGGGCGTCGGCGCGATGGACTACCCGGCCGAGTTCGCGGGTGCGTCGGACGAGCAGCTCGCGCGCATGGGCATCTCCAAGGTCATGACGATCACCTCGACGTACGACCACCGCATCATCCAGGGCGCGCAGTCCGGTGAGTTCCTCAAGATCATCTCCGAGAAGCTGCTCGGCCTCGACGGCTTCTACGACCGCGTCTTCGCCGCGCTGCGCGTCCCGTACGAGCCGGTGCGCTGGGTGCGCGACAACACCGTCGACTCCGACGTCGAGGCCGCCAAGCCGGCCAAGGTCGCCGAGATCGTCCAGGCGTTCCGCTCGCGCGGCCACCTGATGGCGGACACCGACCCGCTCGCCTACCGCCAGCGCAAGCACCCCGACCTGGACATCCAGAACCACGACATGACGCTGTGGGACCTGGACCGCGTCTTCCCCACCGCCGGCTTCGGCCCCAAGGCCAAGATGAAGCTGCGCGACATCCTCGGGCTGCTCCGCGACTCCTACTGCCGGTCCATCGGCGTGGAGTACATGCACATCGCCGACGTGGCGCAGCGCAAGTGGCTCCAGGAGCGCCTGGAGTCCGGCTACGCGAAGACCCCGCGTGAGGACCAGCTGCGCATCCTGCGCCGCCTCAACTCCGCCGAGGCGTTCGAGACGTTCCTGCAGACCAAGTACGTCGGCCAGAAGCGCTTCTCCCTGGAGGGCGGCGAGTCGCTCATCCCGCTGCTCGACGCGATCCTGTCGCGCGCCGCCGAGGGCGGGCTGGACGAGGTCGGGCTCGGTATGGCCCACCGCGGGCGGCTCAACGTGCTGGCGAACATCGCGGGCAAGAGCTACGCCCAGATCTTCAAGGAGTTCGAGGGCCAGATCGACCCGAAGTCCGTGCAGGGCTCGGGCGACGTGAAGTACCACCTGGGCACCGAGGGCACGTTCACCGCGGAGTCCGGCGCGACCACCAAGGTGTACCTGGCGGCCAACCCGTCGCACCTCGAAGCCGTGGACCCGGTGCTCGAGGGCATCGTCCGCGCCAAGCAGGACCGCATCGACCTGGGCGCCGACGGCTTCTCCGTGCTGCCGATCCTGGTGCACGGCGACGCGGCGTTCGCCGGCCAGGGCGTGGTCCCCGAGGTGCTGAACCTCGCGCAGCTGCGCGGGTACCGCACGGGCGGCACCATCCACGTCATCGTGAACAACCAGGTGGGCTTCACCACCGGTCCGCAGTCCTCGCGGTCCACCACCTACGCGACCGACGTGGCCAAGGGCTACCAGGTCCCGGTCTTCCACGTGAACGGGGACGACCCGGAGGCCGTGGTCCGCGTCGCGGAGCTCGCCTTCGCGTTCCGCGAGCAGTTCGGCCAGGACGTCATCGTCGACCTGATCTGCTACCGCCGCCGCGGGCACAACGAGGGCGACGACCCCTCGATGACCCAGCCCATGATGTACAACCTCATCGAGGCGAAGCGCTCCGTGCGCAAGCTGTACACGGAGAACCTCGTCGCGCGGGGCGACATCACCGTCGAGGAGGCCGAGGCCGCGCTGCAGGACTACCAGAAGCAGCTCGAGCGGGTCTTCACCGAGACCAAGGCCGACTTCACCCCCGCGCCCCAGTCCGAGCTGGTCGCCGGCCTGGAGCGCCCGGAGGCACAGCTCGAGGACGCCGGCACCATGGTCGGCTGGCAGACGGCGATCAGCCACGACGTGCTGCAGCGCATCGGCTCCGTGCACACGGCGCCGCCGGAGGGCTTCAACGTCCATCCGAAGCTGGCCAAGCTGCTCGAGACCCGCGAGATCATGTCCAAGGACGGCGGGATCGACTGGGGCTTCGGCGAGCTGGCGGCGTTCGGTTCCCTGCTCATCGAGGGCACCCCGGTGCGCCTCGCCGGCCAGGACTCGCGCCGCGGCACGTTCGTCCAGCGCCACGCCGTGCTGCACGATCGCGAGACCGGCGCCGAGTGGACGCCGCTGCTGTACCTCACGCCGGACCAGGCGAAGTTCTGGGTGTACGACTCCTCCCTCAGCGAGTACGCGGCCCTCGGGTTCGAGTACGGCTACTCGGTGGAGCGTCCGGACGCGCTGGTGCTCTGGGAGGCGCAGTTCGGCGACTTCGTCAACGGCGCCCAGACCGTGATCGACGAGTTCATCTCGTCCGCGGAGCAGAAGTGGGGCCAGTCGTCGTCGGCGGTCATGCTGCTGCCCCACGGCTACGAGGGTCAGGGGCCGGACCACTCGTCGGCCCGCATCGAGCGCTTCCTGCAGCTCGGCGCGGAGAACAACATGACGATCGCGCAGCCCAGCACGCCGGCGTCGTACTTCCACCTGTTGCGCCGCCAGGCGTACGCCCGCCCGCGCCGCCCGCTCGTGGTGTTCACGCCGAAGCAGCTGCTGCGGCTCAAGGCGGCGGCGTCGGCCGTCGAGGACTTCACGTCGGGCACGTTCCAGCCGGTGCTGGGTGACGCCTCCGCCGACCCGG encodes:
- a CDS encoding multifunctional oxoglutarate decarboxylase/oxoglutarate dehydrogenase thiamine pyrophosphate-binding subunit/dihydrolipoyllysine-residue succinyltransferase subunit, yielding MASSSFGANQWLVDELYQQYLKDKNAVDPAWWEFFEDYTPSPDSTRKTADTQSAPTTATPAGAASPEHAQPKTSSGSQGTAAAEAAQQPVEKAIPADPKVTAGAPPVATPAVQDYGQSLLQPKPHYDDAVDDVQKLRGPAARVVTNMESSLEVPTATSVRAVPAKLMVDNRIVINNHLKRGRGGKVSFTHLIGYALVEALTDMPVMNSHYEPVDGKPGVNQPAHVGFGLAIDLAKPDGSRQLLVPSIKKAEELDFSEFVAAYEELVRKARGGKLGVPDFQGTTISLTNPGGIGTVHSVPRLMQGQGTIVGVGAMDYPAEFAGASDEQLARMGISKVMTITSTYDHRIIQGAQSGEFLKIISEKLLGLDGFYDRVFAALRVPYEPVRWVRDNTVDSDVEAAKPAKVAEIVQAFRSRGHLMADTDPLAYRQRKHPDLDIQNHDMTLWDLDRVFPTAGFGPKAKMKLRDILGLLRDSYCRSIGVEYMHIADVAQRKWLQERLESGYAKTPREDQLRILRRLNSAEAFETFLQTKYVGQKRFSLEGGESLIPLLDAILSRAAEGGLDEVGLGMAHRGRLNVLANIAGKSYAQIFKEFEGQIDPKSVQGSGDVKYHLGTEGTFTAESGATTKVYLAANPSHLEAVDPVLEGIVRAKQDRIDLGADGFSVLPILVHGDAAFAGQGVVPEVLNLAQLRGYRTGGTIHVIVNNQVGFTTGPQSSRSTTYATDVAKGYQVPVFHVNGDDPEAVVRVAELAFAFREQFGQDVIVDLICYRRRGHNEGDDPSMTQPMMYNLIEAKRSVRKLYTENLVARGDITVEEAEAALQDYQKQLERVFTETKADFTPAPQSELVAGLERPEAQLEDAGTMVGWQTAISHDVLQRIGSVHTAPPEGFNVHPKLAKLLETREIMSKDGGIDWGFGELAAFGSLLIEGTPVRLAGQDSRRGTFVQRHAVLHDRETGAEWTPLLYLTPDQAKFWVYDSSLSEYAALGFEYGYSVERPDALVLWEAQFGDFVNGAQTVIDEFISSAEQKWGQSSSAVMLLPHGYEGQGPDHSSARIERFLQLGAENNMTIAQPSTPASYFHLLRRQAYARPRRPLVVFTPKQLLRLKAAASAVEDFTSGTFQPVLGDASADPAKIDRVILCTGRVYYDLLAERTKRGDEGVALVRLEQLYPFPEEQIRAEIAKYPGAELVWLQDEPQNQGAWSYIHLALPTDLPYVKVISRDASASTAAGTAKLHQAQQKLLLEQAFTR